In the Rhinopithecus roxellana isolate Shanxi Qingling chromosome 16, ASM756505v1, whole genome shotgun sequence genome, TTGAATTTATCACCAGCTCCTGCCCCCTCTAAGCCAGCACCCGAGCTGCAGCCAGCTCCTATGCCAGCTCCTGCACCCTGGCCTTCCTGGCCTTTGCCTGTGGCTGCAGAGAGCAGGCTGAGCGAGAAGCCTCATCTTCTGGTGTCCCCTCCAGGCTTAAGGCCAGAGCGGTCTGCGCTGAGCAATGCAGAGGCTGCCCAGCCCCAGGACAGCAGAGCGGCCTTCCTCCCGGCCCCTGCGGCTCTGGCCTGTCATCCCCTGCTCTGGAGTTCGCGTCCTGGTCCGAGTCCCGGCACCACCGTTCGCAGCCCGGCGACCGCGGCGAGTCGCTTGGTCGCGAGGCCTCGGTGTCCCGCCCTGAGCGGTGACCGAGGTCCCAGGACACAGCGCAGACAGGGCGCTGGGCAGGCCTGGCTGGGGTTACCCCGCCGGCCGGGACCCTCGCCCGCCTCAGCACTCATTAGGCGCCTGGTGTGTACCCGCGCCCATGGCCGACACCGGTAGGCGCCCTGGTGGGGAACGGACGGGGTGCGTCGTGGGAGTCCCACGCTGCCCCGGGCGGGCGCTGCTCGGCAGTCATGGGAGCCGCGGATGGCTGGGACCACCGGGACCCACGGGCTCGTGGAACGTCCTCTTGACCCGGCCTGGGAATCCTCCGCGAAAACGGGGAGCCGCGAGTGTCTGCTGCGTGCCCGGCACCCGGCGGGTCGGCGACGGCCCGGCCCCGGCTGCTGGCCCCGTGGGGCGTCGCGGTGCAGGCGCTTCCGCAGCTCTGCGTGGCGAACCCACGCGCCCACCCGCCAGCCACGGAGCAGCGCCCACCGGCGGGCGCGGGGAGCGGCACGGCCGGGGACCGCTGGGGGGCGCTGCTTGGGCGGGGAGGATTGACTCCTGCGGGCCGCCGTCCGCGCTATAAAAGCTGCGGCGCGTCCTCTCTCGTCCTCTGCGTGCGCCGGCGGCTGCCATGGTGGGTCGGGTGATTGCATTCTCCTGCCGCCCCTTTCCCGAGCGCCTGCGCGGGCCACGCCCTGCATTCTTGCTCCCGCGGGCGCTGCGCGGCCTAAGGGACTCGGCTGCCGGCCTCCGGGTGCGGGGTGGGGGCGGGCTCTGACCTGGGACGTCCTGGCCGCGTAAGCCGCGGAATGGGGTCCTGGCCCCGGAGGAGGCGCCGCTGCTGTGTTCCTTGGTGGCGAGGGCGCTGCCCGGCCCTGCGCGGTTTCCAGCCAGGAAGCTTCGAGAATCCTGGTGAGAGTTCGGTGCGCGAATTCGGATCTTAGAGAAAAGCATCCCGTTCACCCACGACCCTTCcgctcctgctgctgcttcccGAGTTGCTGAGGCTGTGGGAAGATGTTTGTCGGCATCTTTGAAAAATGGATTTCTTAGGCAGTGTCCACGCGTCCGATGGTTTCCGTGTCACTGTGGCTGCTCAGCGGGAGGCTGTTCTGGCCGAAGGAGGACTGCTCAGTTGTCTGGCGGGCATTCCGCCTCGTGGTCCTGGTCCCTTGGTACCTGCAGGGGATCAGCAGCCCGCGTTTCGTGGCACTGTGTTGTAACTCCAGCTTCCTCTCCCGCGAATTAACCAGAGAGTAAGGGGAGAGAGGAACATGGGTCGGATTTTTCTAGAATGGCCCTTGTGACAGTGAACTTTCTGGTGGCAGGGATCATTTTTGATCCGCCCTCCTGGAGACCAGGAAcgcggcctttttttttttttttttgatacagagtctcgctctgtagcccaggctggagtgcagtgtcgcgatctcaactcactgccatgtctgcctcctgggtttaagcgattttcctgcttcagcctcccgagtagctgggattacaggcgccccccacaaggccagctaacttttttttttttttgtatttttagtagagacgggatctcaccatgttggccaggctggttttgaactcctgacctcaagtgatccgcccgcctcggcctcccaaaaaatGCAGTGTTAGTGTGATGCCCTTCTGTGGTGTTTGCAAGATTTATACAAAattggggtttcttttttctctaggaCCGGTGCTCACTGGAAACGGCATGTGCTTGGGGTGTTGGGTAAGTTGGTACATTGGAGCTGGAACAGGGTCAGTCCTCCAGCGTAACTAAGCCCTGCTGTGCGACATCTTCAGTGACTGGAGGGACCAGTCGGTCTTGTGTTCACATTGTGGCTAGAAGCTGTCTCTCCAGGGGAATAAAAACGGATTATTTCATCTTCTACAGGACGCTGCCCCTAGAGGCGTTGCAGCTGTGGCTGCCATGTCACATCTGTGTCATTAGGTGGCAGAGATTAGAGAGGCTATGTCTACGCTCAGCGTTCTGCCCCGTGAACGTTTGAATGTTTGATAGTCTGACACTCCTATTATATGGACAGGCATCTGTTTTCCTTCGCTGGTATCAGAGAGGGCAGGCCTTGTGAGTGGGCTTTCTAACCCTTGCTCTGGGCTAGGCTGGCCGCTAGGGGTCTGAAGGGATAGTGGGAAGGTAGAGGGTGCCTTCAGGAGTGAGTTTTAAGAACCTGTGAGAGGATCGGTCAGGTCTGGCATGCGTTGGGTCATGCCATACACCGTGTCAGGATCACGCAGGACAGGACTGGGGAAGGGTTTGCTGGTGTCTCAGTTAATAGCAGCAACGGCAGCCACTTGATTGTGTTCTTGATGCTTTGCCAAGCATTCTTGTTATTTAACACAGGAAGGAGGTGACTTTGCCTGTGATGGACTTCCAGTGTGAGCACTGGCCAGGGTGACCAGGCTGACCTGCACCAGCCCTGATCAAGGTAAGAAGTGAGGCGGAAGCTTGCCCACCATCCCTGCCTGTCCTTGCTGCTGGGTGGGTGTGAGCGGCTGCCCTGCAGATGCTGTCCTGGACCTGTCGGCACCAGACGGTTGCTCTGCTATGCCTGTGACCTCGGGGCAAAGAGGAAGTGGCGATTTCTACACTCAATGCCCGGGAACCAGTGGGCACTGAGAATGGTTTATGGCCTGACATGACGTGACTTTTAGCCAAAATCAGGCAGCGTTTGGGTTTTGCTTTGGAAAACACCTTACCTGCTTTGCTCCATGAGGGAGGGGTAGCAACATTGCGGAGAATCCTGAGGTGTAGATATGTATAAATGAGGTGCGTGTGTATCTGAAGCTCCGGGCACTCATGGGGTTACCAGGAGTGTGTGTCTCACTCCCAGGCCTTGTTCTGGAAATGATTCTGCGGGTCTGTCTGGGAGGCCTTGGGCAAGTTTGACTAAGAGCAGTTGAGCTGGGATAAACAGGCTATTTGGAAACGGGAATCCTCTCCTCAGAATGGGTAGGAATGGGGGTACAGAGGCCAAAGACACGGCCGCACGTCCTGCAATGCCTGGGACGCCCCACAGTGAAGAGTGatgtggctctttttttttttttgagacggagtctcgctctgtcgcccaggctggagtgcagtggccggatctcagctcactgcaacctccgcctctcaggtttatgccattctcctgcctcagcctcccgagtatctgggactacaggcgcccgccacctcgcccagctagttttttgtattttttagtagagacggggtttcaccgggttagccaggatggtctcgatctcctgaccttgtgatccacccgtctcggcctcccaaagtgctgggattacaggcttgagccaccgcgtccggcctgatGTGGCTCTAAATGTCAGCAGTGCCAGTGTTAAATTTCTAAGAGATCGCATCAAGAAAgataactttaaaatagtttccggaggccgagtgcggtggctcaggcctgtagtcccagcactttgggaagtcgaggcaggtggatcacctgaggtcaggagtttgagcctgaaaccccatcactactaaaaatacaaaaattagccaggtgtggtcgcgccagcctgtaatcccagctgtttgggaggctgaggcaggagaatcgcttgaacccggaaggcagaggttgcagtgagccaagatcgtgccactgcactccagcctgggcaacagagtgggactctgtcgtggaaaaaaagaaagtttcaggaTTTCATAAATTGGGTTCCCTGAAGGTCATTTGGTGAATCCAGGTTAAAGAACCCTGGTCTGCATCACTGTCCTTGTTCGTTTTTCAGATGCAGAGGCCAGGATGTGGGCCCAGCCCTGTGCAGGAGGCTGGCTGGAATAAAGGTACAGATACAGGCCTTGCCCCCTCTGGGACCACTGGCACTCGGGGTGTTTGCAGCCTCAGAGCCCAGTTTTCCACAAGCCCACCTGCCCCCAGGGCCACAGCTGCATCTCTTGCTCTGCTTTCATTACGGGGATGGGCAGGCTGGCATGGGGGCACCCGCTGCCCCTGCTTGGGTAGTGCTGTGTATTCTAGCCAGGGGCCACTGCCAGGACTACGCCTCCATTTTCATAGCGCGATTCTTAAGTTCTGCCATTGTGGTATTCTGGTGGGTATTCGGGTGCTTGTCTGTTTTTGAACTGCCTGGAACCTAagatcctgaatttttttttcccctctaaggGGGAAAATCTATATGGAAAacgtttattttaaaatacaggatgaagtgaattaaaatatttaatgcacATTTCTTCAAGGACAATATTTCTGTGTTGGCAAAATTTGAGAATAAATTGGCCTCGAACGGAATGGACTGTGTTGACTCATGTTGGGAGCAGAGCCCGGCCTGAAGAAAGGTGTTGCTGTGGTGGGATCTTCTCCTGGGGGACGGTTGCTGGGTGCCTTGGGCTGCTGGGGAGAGCGCATGGGGCTGGAAAGGAAGTTTCTAGGGAATGAGTTGTACATCTCATGGCTGGATTTTGTagaatcagtttttaaaaaaacgcGTAAATCTGTTTTGTTACTAGAACACCTTTTTGTTCTGTTGTGTCACGGTCCAGGTTTAGGGGTACTGGTCATTGGCTGTTGCAGAAGCCCCTGTGTTTGGGGAACTGTCCTGGCGGCTTCAGAAGTGTGTGCGGGTTGAAGGGCAGGCAGGGGCTCTGGAACAGACCTCACCTTGTACTAACACCTGAGGGCTGCCTCCCCAGGATTCAGGGGCTCACCCGAGGGCCTGGATCCACAGCGGGCGCAGGGTCCCGTGCGCAGCATCGATGGAGCTCAGGGTACTCAGCCCTGGGCATTACATAAAAGCTGTTTATTGACATCACATTCTTCAGAGTAACAAACCCCCTTGGAGGGCCCTCCTGCCAGGATGTCCACCTTTGCTCTGAGCTGGGATCTCATGTCTGTGGTGTTGGAATCCAGAGCCCTAACCTTAGGGCAGTGATTTTGCAACAGTTGCATTTCATACCTTCTGACAGAATTCCTTGAGGGCGCGCTGGACCCTGGCGCCCAGCCAGCTCCAGGAAGGGTGGCCAGGCCCTCGCTGCCCATCAGGAGTACTTGGTGTTGGAGATCTTCTTCCAGAGCAGAGTCTTGAGGTGGCTGAGCACCAGCGAGTGATGGGCCTCCACCTGGCTGGCCAGCCCGCTCAGCGTGGTGCAGGTGCGCAGCTGCGTGCCCAGCTCCTCGCGGAGGTCGGCAGGCGCGCCAGGCAGCAGGTAGCCCCGTAGCAGCGCACACACCTTGGCCAGGTTGGGCTGGATGAGGTCGCCCTTGCACTGCCGCATGAGCCTGTCACACGGGGCCCTGCAGTCGTGCCCGTAGGTGCAGTCAGCGCTGTGCTCGCAGCGGCGGCCCTGCAGGAAGCGGCGCACGGTGGCCTCAGGTGCCACCTGCTGCAGGTCGGCCATCTTGAAGTCGTAGGTGGCTGTGTAGCCCACGTTGGCCAGTGTGGTCTCACACATGTAGAAAGTCCCATAGGAGCCGTGGAAGAGCTCCTCTACGAACTCCAGCAGGCCGATGGCGATCTTGGCCCGCCAAGGCCACGCAGGCCCCAGCCACTGCTGGAGGGCACCCTGCAGGGCAGGCGGCAGCAGCGGGCGCAACAGGGGCGGCAGGGCAGCCGCGTGCCAGGCACCATGGGGCACGCCCTCGGTGAGGTAGAGGTCCCCGCAGTAGCCCAGCAGTCTGGAGGCATGCTCCTTCTCCTGCAGggacagcagcagcaggaacTCGTTACGCTGCAGCAGGGCCCACACGGATTTGGCTTCCGCCAGGGACACCCGGTTATCCTTGTTGAAGTCGGCCATGAGCAGGACCTGGCCAACCAGCGCTGGCAGGGAAGGCAGGTCTCCCAGGTTCGCCTGGCGTTTGGgaccaagagaaaggaaaagccaGTTGATTGGATGTCTAGGAGCACAACCTGGCTTTGACCTGGGTGGTCTGCCGACCAGACCAGCACTCTGCCAGGTTAGGGGTCCCAGCCCACAGCTACATGGGGGGAGGAGGCAGCCAGCAAGGTGCCCACTCACTCTCCTGGCCTGTGTTGCTGCTGCCAGACAGACCTCCCGTCTCCCAGCAGCCTTGGGTGCACCTGGGGAGCTCGGGGGTGGGCACCTGAGCAGAGAAGCCTCAGAGCCTCCCTGAGGATGAGAATGCCCTCCgcagagggcagagggcatgCGCTGGCTGAAGCCCTAGGAAACGGCCCCTCTCTGCAAGCCCTGGTCTCCACTTGGGGCACCTGCCGTGCTGGACCCATGGCCCTTGACTGCAGGAGCCTCCTCTTGACCTCAGCTGCCAGCCCACCGGTGCCCCCAGCCCTGGAGAGGCTCCTTCCCTAGCAGGCCTCCtgcccaggggctgggggatAGGAGGTCTGCCCGGGGTCCACTTGGGCCCATCTACGCCTTTGTGCTGAGCATGTTGGTGCCAGGGCCGCCTGCTGGGCACATGACCGTGGTGTGGACTCCTGCCCTGCCCCTCAGGAGAGCTACCTgaccttgaggaagctgagggtcATCTCCCGGAATTCCTTGATGGAGGTGCCCCGGGTGGGCTTGTCGAACAGCACCAGCTCCCGCCGGGGGGCCGCATCCGACCGGACCTTGGAGTCGAGGGTCTCCTCGATGCCACACTTGATGGTTACATCCTTATCCCGCCAGAGCCCACTGTACACCTGGACAGGGCCATAGAGGTCCTCCGTGCAGACGTCCCCCTCCCGCTGCACCGGCAATATCAGCCCCAGGCCCACCCGCCCTGCCCATGACCATACCTGTTGGGCCGGAGCTGCTGAGAGGCAGGTCCTCCACTCCACCATATGCAGCTCAC is a window encoding:
- the DIPK1B gene encoding divergent protein kinase domain 1B isoform X1, yielding MNQSWPGGKRPWPKPRQGSGEQNWGRLPGLRVRCIFLAWLGIFAGSWLVYEHYSSYSERCRGHVCQVVICDQYRKGIISGSVCQDLCELHMVEWRTCLSAAPAQQVYSGLWRDKDVTIKCGIEETLDSKVRSDAAPRRELVLFDKPTRGTSIKEFREMTLSFLKANLGDLPSLPALVGQVLLMADFNKDNRVSLAEAKSVWALLQRNEFLLLLSLQEKEHASRLLGYCGDLYLTEGVPHGAWHAAALPPLLRPLLPPALQGALQQWLGPAWPWRAKIAIGLLEFVEELFHGSYGTFYMCETTLANVGYTATYDFKMADLQQVAPEATVRRFLQGRRCEHSADCTYGHDCRAPCDRLMRQCKGDLIQPNLAKVCALLRGYLLPGAPADLREELGTQLRTCTTLSGLASQVEAHHSLVLSHLKTLLWKKISNTKYS
- the DIPK1B gene encoding divergent protein kinase domain 1B isoform X2, whose protein sequence is MRRLRRLAHLVLFCPFSKGLQGRLPGLRVRCIFLAWLGIFAGSWLVYEHYSSYSERCRGHVCQVVICDQYRKGIISGSVCQDLCELHMVEWRTCLSAAPAQQVYSGLWRDKDVTIKCGIEETLDSKVRSDAAPRRELVLFDKPTRGTSIKEFREMTLSFLKANLGDLPSLPALVGQVLLMADFNKDNRVSLAEAKSVWALLQRNEFLLLLSLQEKEHASRLLGYCGDLYLTEGVPHGAWHAAALPPLLRPLLPPALQGALQQWLGPAWPWRAKIAIGLLEFVEELFHGSYGTFYMCETTLANVGYTATYDFKMADLQQVAPEATVRRFLQGRRCEHSADCTYGHDCRAPCDRLMRQCKGDLIQPNLAKVCALLRGYLLPGAPADLREELGTQLRTCTTLSGLASQVEAHHSLVLSHLKTLLWKKISNTKYS
- the DIPK1B gene encoding divergent protein kinase domain 1B isoform X3, whose protein sequence is MNQSWPGGKRPWPKPRQGSGEQNWGRLPGLRVRCIFLAWLGIFAGSWLVYEHYSSYSERCRGHVCQVVICDQYRKGIISGSVCQDLCELHMVEWRTCLSAAPAQQANLGDLPSLPALVGQVLLMADFNKDNRVSLAEAKSVWALLQRNEFLLLLSLQEKEHASRLLGYCGDLYLTEGVPHGAWHAAALPPLLRPLLPPALQGALQQWLGPAWPWRAKIAIGLLEFVEELFHGSYGTFYMCETTLANVGYTATYDFKMADLQQVAPEATVRRFLQGRRCEHSADCTYGHDCRAPCDRLMRQCKGDLIQPNLAKVCALLRGYLLPGAPADLREELGTQLRTCTTLSGLASQVEAHHSLVLSHLKTLLWKKISNTKYS